The Candidatus Bathyarchaeota archaeon genomic interval CCTTATAGTTTGAAGTATGAACCAACGCAATTCCCTGTTTTGCCAAAGCAAACATGGCGCCCCAAACTGCTGACGGGTTGATGCGGGTGAACTTGTAAATTATCGGTAGATATCCCTCAAGCAGAACAATGGCGGTTGGATATAGTTCTTTTAACCCAAAAAGCTGGTCAAATAAGTAGCGGCGTGTTAGAGTATACGCAAAGTCATGGACTGTTTTTCGCTCGACAGCGCAACGGTCTGAGAGAACATAATCGCCTTTTGGCAGCGGAAGGCTTTGAACTTTGGCTCCCCGCTCTACCAATCCTTTGACGATTTTTGAAGCGCTACTTGCTTCGTGGCTATCAACTATTATCATAGGTTGCGGTTCTTTTTTCGGCTCTCTAATATACGGCACTAGTGTTTCGGTTCCAGACATTCTCTCAACTCAATCGTAAATAATAATCAAAAGTGTGTTCACTGACTAATAAAATGTTGAGAAGAATTAGTATTGTGCTTTCTGTGAAAAAAGAAAAAAAGGAAGAATTTACAGTTTTTAAGGACCTTTCTTTGTGATTTCCTTGATTACACCCGCAGCGACTGTAGTGCCCATGTCTCGCACCGCAAATCGTCCCAACTCCGGAAAGTCGTTGTAAGTCTCTACAGCGATTGGATGTAGAGGTTCTAAACGGACAATGGCGCCGTCTCCTGTCTTCAAGAATGTTGGTTTTTCTTCAACTGTCTGACCGGTTCGAGGGTCAATTTTCTTGATGAGCTCGGTGAATCGACATGCGACTTGTCCTGTGTGGTAGTGAAGGACAGGCGTGTAGCCAGCTGCAACTGCGGTGGGATGGTAGATTACTATAATTTGTCCAATGAACTCTTTGGCGACGCTTGGTGGATCGTCTGGATGCCCGCATACGTCTCCTCGGTGCACGTCATCTCTCTCTATACCCCTCACGTTAAAACCTATGTTGTCTCCTGGCTCAGCTTTTGGAACCCTTGTGTGATGCGTTTCCATAGATTTAACTTCAGCCTTAACGTTCGATGGCATAAAGATAACGGTGTCACCTTCTTTTAAGATTCCTGTCTCAACGCGTCCTACTGGTACTGTGCCTACGCCTCTAATCGTGTAAATATCTTGCACTGGCAAACGTAAGGGTTTATCGAGTGGTTTTGGTGGAACATCGAAACCGTCTAGAGCTTCAAAGAGTGTTGGTCCTTTGTACCAGGGCATTTTGTCGCTTTTCTTGACTAAGTTATCCCCTGTCCAGCCAGATGTTGGTACAAACGGAATTTTCTCAACTTTGAAGCCAACCATTTTAAGCATGCGACCGATCTCACTTTTGATTTCTTCGTAGCGTTCTTGGTTCCAGTTAACTGTTTGGTCATCCATTTTGTTAACTGCTACTATCAGCTGATGACAACCTAGTGTGAAGGCTAGGAAGCCGTGTTCTCGTGTTTGTCCGCCTGGACCGATGCCCGCTTCGAATTCTCCCCTCTTCGCCGAAACAAACAGTATTGCAGCGTCAGATTGACTTGCACCTGTGACCATGTTTTTGACAAAATCTCTGTGACCTGGAGCGTCAATGACTGTGAAGAAGTATTTTTTGGTTTCAAATTTGAGAAATCTGAGGTCGATTGTTAAGCCTCTCTCTCGTTCTTCTTTAAGGTTGTCTAGGACCCATGCAAACTTGAAAGTTTCTTTGCCCAATTTTCTTGCTTCTTCTTCGTAAGATTTCATTACCCTCTCGTCGATGGCTCCGGCTTCATAGAGCAAGTGTCCAGTGGTTGTGGATTTTCCATGGTCAACGTGACCGATAATGATTAGGTTTAGGTGTGGTTTCTCTGATTTGCTCATTTTTTCTCCTCCATATATTGTTTTTACTTTTCCTCTAATTTATTGGTGAAATTCGATTTACACCACTGTTCTTTCGGCAATATTAAGTTTACTTTCAAAGAATCAACTTTGACAATATTCAGAACTTAAGCGTTGCTAAACACCATGAGCTATGAAAAAAAATCATATGTTCCCTCGCGTGGGCTTAATATATGGATACTGCTCGGCTTTTGATGTTGAAGTAGTGGCGCAGTGTCCACAAATTGTCCGTAGGGGCAACGCGTGCGCATATTCTATCGCAAACGCGAAGGCTAGAGTTTTTTGAACATCTTGCGAAATTCCTCTGCCAGCTTGCATTTGATTCAGGTCTGAACTGATTTTATGTTCTCGCAATGAGGCTTCTGAATATGCAATAGGAGAAGCTCCTTCATTGTGAATTGTTTATTCACGTACACACACTGATTGGTTAGGGATACAATGCACGGAAACATTTTTATTGTCTTATGGCCCTCAAATATATGTGCTTTAATGTCTTGGGTGAAAGGGAAGACGTTGGATTCTTATTTTAAGGGTGGATGAAGGTTTTGTCTGAAAAATCGAGAAAGGAAAAGAAACTGATGGCAGTTCGAGGTGATTTGGCGGAGCAAGTCATCGGTATTGCGAATAGGAAAGGACGAACTGTTTATAGTTTTGTTAATGAGGTTATTGAACAGGCTATTGAGGCGGATTATATGGATAATTCTCTTAAGAATATTGTCGAGTTTCATAAACTCCTTAAAGTGGAGAAGGAAAGCGGGGCTGTTATTACCGCTAAGGATAATTTGCTATTTTTGATTGAGAAGCTTTATCCGTTGGAGAAAGAGGCACTTTTGGAGAGGTGGTATGCTTCTGGGCGGTGGTATGGGAAGTATTTGCAGATTAAGTTTCTTGATGGAGGGAAATTGGGCATGCTTGAAAGGTTGTTGGATGCTTGTACTTGGGATTCCAGCGAAATTCAGCTTCGCGAAAATGGTGAGTCTCTTGTTTTGAATTGCGTGTCTTTATGGAGTTCCAAAGAGTATACTGAGCTGGCCTCTAAGTTTTTGGAGGGTATAAT includes:
- the tuf gene encoding translation elongation factor EF-1 subunit alpha; protein product: MSKSEKPHLNLIIIGHVDHGKSTTTGHLLYEAGAIDERVMKSYEEEARKLGKETFKFAWVLDNLKEERERGLTIDLRFLKFETKKYFFTVIDAPGHRDFVKNMVTGASQSDAAILFVSAKRGEFEAGIGPGGQTREHGFLAFTLGCHQLIVAVNKMDDQTVNWNQERYEEIKSEIGRMLKMVGFKVEKIPFVPTSGWTGDNLVKKSDKMPWYKGPTLFEALDGFDVPPKPLDKPLRLPVQDIYTIRGVGTVPVGRVETGILKEGDTVIFMPSNVKAEVKSMETHHTRVPKAEPGDNIGFNVRGIERDDVHRGDVCGHPDDPPSVAKEFIGQIIVIYHPTAVAAGYTPVLHYHTGQVACRFTELIKKIDPRTGQTVEEKPTFLKTGDGAIVRLEPLHPIAVETYNDFPELGRFAVRDMGTTVAAGVIKEITKKGP